From the Hordeum vulgare subsp. vulgare chromosome 1H, MorexV3_pseudomolecules_assembly, whole genome shotgun sequence genome, the window gagcacctatgccttggaagacggaggatcagactacttcaacaacaccaccaccatcaccaccaaaggaagacaactaagcattggtatgggcaatccccttggcttttgccaagcttgggggagttgccctggtatcgtatcacctttatatcttttgcttttacctttgttttagttctttccttttcagtttttatttcttctcttagtggaataagtctttagtgtttagtttgagtcttttgctttgtgtctcccccgatgtattcgagcttgcgagctatataataaagagtatcttagtcaatggctttgttttgtgccgtgatcaaaagtactaaaagaacgatagcatgaaagatcatgagatgatcttatggaaagtgatagcttcacatatgacaagtatgatgattgaaacttgttgagaatagaccaacatagaccccagtcattgttgcaattaataagaagcaataaggaaagagaggttcacatataaatatatcatcttagacactttctataattgtgagcaatcaccaaactattacatgcttagaagtagatgttggacaaggaagacaacataatgaattgtgtttgcttggttccaaacaatgttatatgtctagagatcccttagcatgtgacgattgcttccacctcatattagccaaaactcccgcaccaagtagagatactacttgtgcatccataaaccttcaacccagttttgccatgagagtccatcgtacctacctatggattgaataagatccctcaagtaagttgtcatcggtgcaagcaataaaaattgctctctaatatgtatgatctattagtgtgtggaaaataagctttgtacgaacctgtgatgaggaagacataaaagcgacagactgcataataaagttatttatcacaggaggcaatataaagtgacgttcctccgcactaagaggacacacatccaaacctcaaaagcgcatgacaacctctgcttccctctgcgaagggcctatcttgtacctttacattttgcccttgaaagattcatggtgatcttcaccaattccttattttgcctttgtcttggctaccgtcacatgctagggaaagatctgtattcatatatcaacttggagatgagtacttatgctttattattgttgactttacccttgaggtaaatggttgggaggcaaaactataagccctatctttctctatgtccagctgaaactttgataccatgagtaccatgtgagttgtaacaattgtggaaaacaaaagagatgattgagtacgtGGGTTTGATGTACAAGCTCTtagttgactctttctgatgttatgataaattgcaactgctttaatgactatggactgttgttagctacttctcggtaaggtttttgcttcatactttgctatgTGAAGGAatcgttactttcccataagaatctttatgatatattgttgttctatgtgtgatcatgatgccctcatgtccgtattatgttttatcgacaccttcatccctaaacatgtggacatgtttatggatcttggttttcgcttgaggacaagcgaggtctaagcttgggggagttgatacgtccattttgcatcatgctttcatgttgatatttatcgctttatggactgttattatactttgtggtaccatatttatgtcttttctctcttattttttaaggtttatttgaagagggagaataccggcagctggaattctggactggaaaaggagcaaatctgagtcctctattctgcgcaactccaaatgccctgaaaatcaacgtggaattttttgggaatatataaaaaatactgggcgaaagaagtgctagaggggcgctaccaggggcccacaagcctggtagccgtcgccccctggtggcggctacagggcttgtgggcaccctggcggcccactggccccctttttttgctatatgaagggtttcgtccaggaaaaaatcagggtggagctttttcctggattctccgccgccacgaggcggaacttgaacaaaaccaatctagggctccggcgggacgatcctgccggggaaacttccctcccggagggggaaatcgtcgccatcgtcatcaccaacactcctctcgtcggaggggagttatctccatcaacatcttcatcagcaccgtctcttctccaaaccctagttcatctcttgtaaccaatctccgtctcgtgactacgattggtacttgtaaggttgctagtagtgttgattactctttgtagttgatgctagttggattacttggtggaagagtttatgttcagatccttgatgctactcattacacctctgatcatgattatgattatgctttgtgagtagttacttttgttcctgaggacatgggataagtcatgctaataatagtcatgtgaatttggtattagttcggtattttgatatgttgtatgttgtttttcctctagtggtgttatgtgaacgtcgactacataacacttcaccatatttgggcctagaggaaggcattggggagtagtaagtagttgatgggttgctagagtgacagaagcttaaaccccagtctatgcattgcttcataaggggctgatttggatccactagtttaatgctatggttagatgttgtcttaattcttctttcatagttgcagatgcttgcgagaggggttaatcataagtgggatgcttgtccaagtaagggcagtacccaagcgccggtccacccacatatccaactatcaaagtaacgaacgcgaatcacatgaacatgatgaaactagcatgacagaaattcccgtgtgtcctcgggagcgtttttcgtcctataagactttgttcacgcttgtcccttgctacaaaagggattgggccactttgctgcaccgttgctactacttgttacttgttacttttcacttgctacgtttcacctcactacaccatcacttattaccgctactttcagtgcttgcagttattaccttgctgaaaactgtttaccagagccttctgctcctcgttgggttcgacactcttacttatcgaaaggactacgattgatccctatacttgtgggtcatcatgctccCTGGCATGGGAAGCTTGGAGCGGCGCATCGCCAACATCGACTTCGTCTGTCTACGCATGCCtggtgctggcaacaccgatgTGTGTCTTCGTCCATGATGTGTCCCCGGGTTTGGCAAACCCAACGCGACGCGTCGTCAACATCTTCTTCCCCGCACATCACTACTTCGACACCACGACGCCCATGACTAACTCGCCGCCTCCTTGCACCTGTGGCTCCACGATGACTTCCTCGACACCGGCCaccccgactcgacatcgaccTTGACGTTCTTCGTACGACTACCTCGACAACGGCACAAAGGGATATCACCTTGCTTGAGCAACTAATCGGCTTCCTCTACATTCCATGTGTCTGCGACGCGACTCCGTCCCCAACTCTCCCGCTACGACTGCGATGGGAGTCAACCCGTCAGCTGTTATTCTTTTCAGTCTGACCGTCTGCGACGCTCCTGTTGTTCACAACGCTACCGCTAAGACCGCGGGGGTATGTTAGAGATATATTTGGTGTGCATGTATTTGGTAGTTTAGGATTTATAATTCGTCTCCTACCTTATCTCTACCTTATTTCTAGGAGAGGCTTCTTGCCCTCCAAGTCTGTACTTCTCTATATATACTTCTATATTCATCATTGGATTCCACcaatccctctctctcccttctaaCACTCTAGTAGCGCCACTTTGGTGACGTTCGTGCTGCGTCGAATAAGGTGGCATCGATCTCTTCCTCACCACGACAACGTTTTTCGAGCGACGCGCTGAGCCGATTGCCTCGTCTGCTTGTCGTTCGTTCGGATCGGTAGGCCATATGTTTCCCGTGTCTAGCAGCTCTCGTCCCTTCTGGCGGCACCGACAATTGGAACAAATTGGTGCAGGTACAAGGTTAGTGGCCCGATGGCGACGGATCAGGTACAAGGTTAGTGGCCCGACGACGGCGGATTTggcattcttccccggcaacagtggtGGAATGCGTCAGATCTGGATCCAAGTCGGCGTGGGAAACATTCCTCACACGGCGGATTTggcattcttccccggcaacagtggtGGAATGCGTCAGATCTGGATCCAAGTCGGCGTCGGAAACATTCCTCACACGCCACATCGTCAAGCACCTGTGTTGAAGGTCTAGTCTTCAGCTCACAACGCCTACAAGTCTATGACGCTAGCCTCAATTTTGGTGTGTTCAAGGTCTAGTCTTCAGCTCATAACGCCTACAAGTCTATGACACTAGCCTCAATTTTGGTTTGTTGGTTCTTCGCCTCTTTACTTGGTGTGCGCGTCAGTGATGTCGACGATCGAGGACGGTTTTAGATTTGGTTGTTCGCACGAATTCCAATCGGCTTAACTGTATTAGTCTTTTGTATGGGTTTCTTGCTGCACAGTTTCTAATAGTTTCTTCATGTACGTATGAAATTGTACTCTATATTATTGTTTAATACTCCTTTTGTTAACTAATATAAAAAaaacgtttttatattagttAACAGAGGAGTATAATATatgtggtccaaaaaaatcagtcGTGCAAATTCTGCTATCACTCAGGGGACAGCGGCACGGCTAACGAGATAGAGTACAAAATTCAGGATCGCGATAGCCAAGGCGATAAGATGCATAACAGCCGTTGCGTGCCTCTGTGAGATAAGAAAAAAGAtgggcggcagcagcagcagcaatacaCAAGAGCAACATCAGCGTGGGGAACGAACATGTATGTAGGTTCTTGTAACTGTTCACGTGTGTAGTTTCTTATGAGTGCTCCTGATCCTCGACGGCTTCTGGCGCCTGCTCCTCTTCCTTGGATGAGCCCGCCTGCTCCTCTTCCTTGGCCGCCTCTGGCTGGTTGGCATGCTTCGCCGAGGCAGGCTTGAGCAGGTTGCTGTAGCTGCCCGTCTCCTTGAACAGCTGCCAGAAGTGGTGCTGGCAGTACAGGATCCCGTTGAGGGAGGCGTAGGAGGCGTTCGTCAGGATGCAGCCGCCGTGAGCGCACTTGAAGCAGGTCTTGTGGTAGGGCTCACCCTCCAAGGTCATCTGCCAACGAATTGAAATTATCAGACAGGCTATTGATTACTCGTGAAACTTGGGCGGGTTGATCAAGGACTGAAATGAAGCAAACAGCTATATGCATGTGCATTTTATTGCTAATTGAATTTTGTTAGCCAAAAGTTGAGATTGCCCTGCGACCCAAGTTTCACTCCTTAATCGCGGCCGCTTTAATTGTTCAAGAATGGGAATTTCTTACCTTCTCCAATGGGtacacagtcttcttgcaggcAGCACACTTGTCCTGAGTTCCACAGAACACAGAACCGTACTTGTTTGGGACCTTAGActgtagaaaataaaataaaaaacgacCTATGAGCTGCAATCTGTGATTCTTTTTAAATTGGGAAGTAACGATATTGCTGATTGTACTCTACGAAATATTAAATCAGCAGCAAAGGATAACCTATCAGGCTGCAATGTACATTTTTTCATAATCATTTCACAACAAATATAAGCGTGGCCCACAGAATGGTGAGAAAGCAATACCTGCTCATTATTTGCCTTTGTGcctgaagaaaaaaaaacaggtacAATGTTATAAGATTTCTGttgtaattgcaaacaaaacaacAGTGGGAAGAGGAATGAGGACAAACTTACATGTGGGGAAGTTTTTCTTGAAGGTGCCTGTTTCCTTGAAAAGCTGCTCAAAATGAGTCTTGCAGAAAAGAACTCCATCCATGGAGGAGTAGCTGCACATCTAGAAACAGTGCAGTTTAACATGAGCTCATGCACAAGGCATAATTCAGAAGATCAGAGCAAAGGGATGTGAGAAACTGATGCATCTGACGGCAAATGTCAAGAAGGGGGCATTACTGAAAGAGTGCCTTTGCAATGGCTGCATTTGAAGCAATACTTGTGGTAGGGAACGCTATCGGCAGTGAGGAGGTCAATGAAATGAACGGTCTTGTTACAAGCCTTGCACTTGTCCTGTGTACCATAGAATGTCATCTTGATATTCTTGGTGGTGAAACCTAGCGAAATATACCACTCAGTTGCTAACAAGAGTTGTCTGGTGCAAGCCTTCTAATGCTATCAAGATAACCTGTCTTCGGCTCTCGATCTGCGACCGAATAGAAGCAGATGAAAGCCAAAGAGAGGCTGGACCTAGAAGCAGTGGAAGGCTTTAAATGCAATGCCTGAAACCAGATTTGGGAGAGGCGGAAGGAAAAATAGAAGAGGCTCGGCTCCAACACCAAGCCACAGGAAAAGGTAAGAGATGTGAATAGATGTGCCACGTCATAATGCTAACTTTGGAGATTACTCCTTGCACGGTTCTAATTTGTGGTTATTCTCCTATACAAAGTGTTCAACTATATTTAGTGTCCAAAGATAACAAAATACTAACAATAGTCCAAGACATAGGCAGAAGTATTGCGAAATTAGAAGGCGTTGTTATCTGTCGGTCAAGTTTTTATTGGACGAAGAAGGTGGCCAATGTTAAATCTATTCTTAGTGCACCCAGAAAGACACACATGCATTCTCGATATACCCAGAAAAAACATGTTCCTCTACAGCACATATGATAAATATCAAATAACATGCACTTAAATATATACAATGAATAAACGTGAAGACCTTGTTAGGCCTTGAACTCGAACAGCTTTTCAGAAGCAAAGAAACGATGAAACGAAAAGCTAATATAAAAATTCAAGGCGCAAAAAGAAAACTCCTAGAATTATCTAAATGAACAGTTCAGTTGCTAGTAGCTTTAGTCTATGAACTGGAGAAACAAGAGAAATGAAGGTGAAACATTACCAATTAGGATTCATATTATGTACATACTCTGTTTTCTCAGGTCCACAAACCAACAAGCAATCAGACCCAAGAATCTGTTCTGCAAAAGAGTGACCTGTCAGTCCTGTCTGCTTCAGTGCAAAGTAAAGTTAGGGCGGATGTGCAGGAAAAGTACTTGACAATTAGTCAGACTATTCTCTATCTTCCAACAGGGAGTGCCGGTATATGAAGGGTATTTGTATTTGACACAATAATTTTTGAAGAATCGAAGCTTGGAAAACATTGTTATTCCAAGTTTGAAAATTTTGCATGGTTGTTCATATCATATAGTTCACTGTTTGTACACTCCAAAGCAGAGTGAAAATATTTGAAGAAAAATGGGCTACAGTGGTGTACAAGCGCCCACATAGGCAGAAACAAAAAAATGAGGTAGTACAACATGTTTGTGCTAGTCCACGTCAGAATAATAAGGCCTTCAAGTCTCCCATTCTTCAGCCAGGTGGTTGTATTGTGGATGCCAATCATAAATAACAATAGGCTCCGGTGTATGGTGGTCTAGTATACAGACACTTCAATCTGAACCTTGTATTCCAACAAAATTTACTTGAGAAATCTTAAGACATCACCAACGAGATGCAAGGAGAATCAGGTCTTGATCAATCTTAAGACATCACCAACGAGATGCAGGGAGCCAGTAACCAAGACCTGATTCAGTATATAAAAACAAACCTATAAGCATCGAGTAGTAAAGCAGTTGAAACTTGCAAGAGAAGAAATACAAATACATAACACATGTTCTTAGTCATGGATTAGCAGAACTGAACAAACATAAAGCAGCCAGTGTAATAAAATGGCAGGTATAAATCATGGAATAGCAGAACAAAAGGAaataaacaaacaaacaaatgAACGTGAATTGAACGGGTAGAAGAATAATATATGCCAAAAAGACAAACAATTACATACATGTGTGAATCAGTGAATGAGGGTCAGTAAAGGATAAGTGATAATGAATCCTACAATGCCTAGAGGAGGGTAGCTAGCTACGGA encodes:
- the LOC123433390 gene encoding LIM domain-containing protein PLIM2b-like, translating into MTFYGTQDKCKACNKTVHFIDLLTADSVPYHKYCFKCSHCKGTLSMCSYSSMDGVLFCKTHFEQLFKETGTFKKNFPTCTKANNEQSKVPNKYGSVFCGTQDKCAACKKTVYPLEKMTLEGEPYHKTCFKCAHGGCILTNASYASLNGILYCQHHFWQLFKETGSYSNLLKPASAKHANQPEAAKEEEQAGSSKEEEQAPEAVEDQEHS